In one Mucilaginibacter ginsenosidivorax genomic region, the following are encoded:
- a CDS encoding OmpH family outer membrane protein, producing MKYTIIAAFIILTSLAANAQTAPATGTVNTVVFVNSDSLINNYEYYKAVKFKLQDLSQRAQAEITAKGTAFQKEVATYQKSAASLSLVQRTATEKRLAAKQQALQALSQNTGKQLQDEEAEQNTKLYDRITAYLKTYTKTKGYKIVLTYSKSNPSLLYGDESLDVTKEVLAGLNEEYKKETAPVK from the coding sequence ATGAAGTATACTATCATCGCAGCCTTTATTATATTAACCTCGCTTGCCGCAAATGCGCAAACTGCACCCGCTACCGGCACAGTCAATACTGTTGTTTTTGTTAATTCAGATTCGCTTATCAACAATTATGAATATTATAAAGCTGTAAAATTTAAATTGCAGGACCTTTCGCAAAGGGCGCAAGCCGAAATTACAGCAAAAGGCACAGCATTTCAAAAGGAAGTAGCCACTTATCAAAAAAGCGCGGCTTCACTCAGCCTGGTACAGCGTACCGCTACAGAGAAACGCCTGGCAGCAAAACAACAGGCATTACAAGCGTTGTCCCAAAATACAGGCAAGCAATTGCAGGATGAAGAAGCTGAACAAAACACCAAGCTTTACGACCGTATAACCGCATACTTAAAAACTTATACTAAAACAAAAGGCTATAAAATTGTGCTTACTTACTCAAAATCAAACCCATCCTTGCTTTATGGTGACGAAAGCCTTGATGTAACCAAAGAAGTACTTGCCGGCCTAAATGAGGAATATAAAAAGGAAACAGCGCCGGTGAAGTAA
- a CDS encoding DUF3592 domain-containing protein, with translation MNATIDELILLAGGTFLIVWGIGKINERRKLLKSGLKVDGVVFKLEERLSSGTDRMLLYYPVIRYVTLDKNWITEEYAVGSNPSAYKEGDVVKIIYDPADYKHFIIDNFLSKVLGWVLALIGVVILAGVLITIY, from the coding sequence ATGAATGCAACAATTGACGAATTAATTTTACTGGCCGGTGGAACCTTTTTGATAGTTTGGGGGATAGGGAAAATAAATGAACGTCGTAAATTACTGAAGTCCGGGCTTAAGGTTGATGGTGTAGTTTTTAAATTAGAAGAGCGCTTAAGCAGCGGAACAGACCGAATGCTTTTATACTATCCGGTAATCAGGTATGTTACTTTAGATAAAAACTGGATAACTGAAGAATACGCCGTTGGCTCTAACCCTTCGGCATATAAAGAAGGGGATGTTGTCAAAATAATATATGACCCTGCAGATTACAAGCATTTTATAATTGACAACTTTTTAAGTAAAGTTTTAGGGTGGGTACTTGCCCTGATAGGTGTGGTGATATTAGCAGGTGTACTAATTACTATATATTAA
- a CDS encoding acyl-CoA carboxylase subunit beta: MDLSFNINEDINKQLVYELKTRLKKVYLGGGEKAALKQKEKGKMLARERVAYLIDKDKPWLEVGAFTADGMYAEHGGCPSGGVICGIGYVSGRQCVIVANDATVKAGAWFPITAKKNLRAQEIAMENRLPIIYLVDSAGVYLPLQDEIFPDKEHFGRIFRNNAMMSSMGIVQISAIMGSCVAGGAYLPIMSDEAMIVEGTGSVFLAGSYLVKSAIGEDVDNETLGGATTHCEISGVTDYKQPNDQACLDSIRNIMSMVGDYNKAGFDRIKPVAPKLDPKDIYGILPDNREKAYDMREIILRLLDDSAFEEYKEGYGQSIICGLGRVDGWAVGIVANQRKVIKSKKGEMQFGGVIYSDSADKATRFIMNCNQKKIPLVFLQDVTGFMVGSRSEQGGIIKDGAKMVNAVANSVVPKFTIVIGNSYGAGNYAMCGKAYDPRLIYAWPSAKIAVMGGAQAAKVLVQMQSAGLKAKGELVDEVKEQELLKQTTDRYNSQTTPYYAAARLWVDGIIDPLETRKVISMGIEAANHAPIERAFNVGVIQT; encoded by the coding sequence ATGGATTTGTCATTCAATATAAATGAAGATATAAACAAGCAGCTTGTTTATGAGCTTAAAACCCGGCTTAAAAAAGTTTACCTGGGCGGCGGCGAAAAAGCTGCTTTGAAACAAAAAGAAAAAGGCAAAATGCTGGCGCGCGAGCGGGTGGCCTATTTGATAGATAAAGATAAACCCTGGCTGGAGGTTGGCGCTTTTACCGCCGATGGCATGTATGCCGAGCATGGCGGCTGCCCGTCTGGCGGTGTAATTTGTGGTATCGGCTATGTATCGGGCAGGCAATGTGTAATTGTGGCCAATGATGCCACGGTGAAGGCCGGCGCCTGGTTCCCGATAACCGCCAAGAAAAATTTACGTGCCCAGGAAATAGCCATGGAAAACCGGTTGCCTATTATTTACCTGGTAGATTCGGCGGGAGTGTATTTGCCTTTGCAGGATGAGATATTCCCTGATAAAGAACATTTCGGGCGCATTTTCAGGAACAACGCCATGATGAGCAGTATGGGTATCGTTCAGATTTCGGCCATCATGGGCTCATGCGTGGCCGGTGGCGCGTACTTACCTATCATGAGCGATGAGGCTATGATTGTAGAGGGCACCGGATCGGTTTTCCTGGCAGGATCATACCTAGTAAAATCGGCCATTGGCGAGGATGTGGATAACGAAACCCTGGGCGGCGCTACCACGCATTGCGAAATTTCGGGCGTTACCGATTATAAACAACCTAACGACCAGGCCTGCCTCGATTCTATCCGTAACATTATGAGCATGGTGGGCGACTATAACAAGGCTGGGTTTGATAGGATTAAGCCTGTTGCCCCCAAATTAGACCCCAAAGATATTTACGGTATTTTGCCCGATAACCGCGAGAAGGCGTACGACATGCGCGAGATTATTTTGCGGTTATTGGACGATTCGGCTTTTGAAGAATATAAGGAAGGTTACGGTCAATCCATCATTTGCGGCCTGGGCCGGGTTGATGGCTGGGCAGTAGGCATCGTGGCTAACCAACGCAAAGTGATTAAATCGAAAAAAGGCGAAATGCAGTTTGGCGGCGTTATCTATTCCGACTCGGCCGATAAAGCAACCCGTTTTATTATGAACTGTAACCAAAAGAAAATACCACTGGTGTTTTTGCAGGATGTTACCGGTTTTATGGTAGGCAGCCGCAGCGAACAGGGAGGCATTATAAAAGATGGCGCCAAAATGGTAAACGCGGTAGCCAATTCGGTAGTGCCTAAGTTTACCATAGTTATAGGAAACTCCTATGGTGCGGGCAACTATGCCATGTGTGGCAAGGCCTATGATCCCCGGCTGATATATGCCTGGCCATCGGCAAAAATAGCCGTTATGGGCGGTGCGCAGGCAGCCAAAGTGCTGGTGCAAATGCAGTCAGCAGGGCTAAAGGCAAAAGGGGAACTGGTAGATGAGGTAAAGGAGCAGGAACTGTTAAAACAAACCACCGACAGGTATAACAGCCAAACCACGCCATACTATGCAGCAGCACGGCTTTGGGTTGATGGTATAATCGATCCGTTGGAAACGCGGAAGGTAATATCTATGGGGATAGAGGCCGCCAACCATGCACCGATCGAGCGGGCATTTAATGTGGGGGTGATACAGACGTAG